From the Leptospira sp. WS60.C2 genome, one window contains:
- a CDS encoding adenylate/guanylate cyclase domain-containing protein — translation MEHTYSLPNIETIHDAWTYFWLQLPYGIPGIISLVVGFFLSAFSFRRIFHTKGSDRILSLNVAISFFGYGILGLVLSLRAWILDRELLLGLNNWLYLFILLILPSNFYICYALSRKKVFLYYTYLCWISVAFGYVGLIQGLGFHNEWFDYQFGKYPKATNFIKPFGIIPLVGYFVLVLPFFTFQWKILLQRIHKSLFIGYNVLFLMTISNAPVLLGYNVYPGSFFIFIPLILIAYGIFRSDFLDVNELLFDRNGLFYILFGVVSFSLILLSGTVALGLGHNAYLNNNWFPHALPPTISFFVAIFMAIIVAGSNPQAKINQLCAFSLIITAFYNLQSIPTKLELNYLVLLRISQVCFLIFSLAPSILSRFVLKAIGSVRPKTLLVVDLLSILCSFLSITPYLHNGYYHFEFGIIHKSSLVPYLLGVAGFFAFVIVGIEIRKRWKELPRESVVALGSVLLSGVFLLTAFFPSHGFEFPPISDYLFIPTTLLGFAVLKLGAFSLPGRTIRFSQKLANLGIFSILFASLLQMPKFLENLAFGESLFHITLVTLPLVLFNYLLVYVFARPLAEELDRSYILLEQAKKEAELAGEESEKLLLNILPKSVAEEIKINGYCEPKSFEEATILFTDFRGFTEVAKNMESNELITELDACFTQFDEIISRNKLEKLKTIGDSYMCAAGLPDPNYTNPIDACLAALEIRSFMDQMKEIKTQLNLPYWELRIGIHTGSVIAGVVGRFKFAYDIWGSSVNTASRMESSGIVGEINISQATYDKVRFLFQCEHRGKIVDKNGERYDMYLLKHIKSKFSKDGLVPNDLFWSIYQKIEQGSKIVLKSKLEREGIS, via the coding sequence ATGGAACATACTTACTCATTGCCAAACATCGAAACGATTCACGACGCTTGGACTTACTTCTGGTTGCAACTTCCTTATGGAATTCCCGGAATCATTTCACTGGTAGTTGGTTTTTTCCTAAGTGCCTTTAGTTTCCGTAGGATTTTTCATACCAAGGGCAGTGACAGAATTTTATCTCTGAATGTTGCGATTTCTTTTTTTGGATATGGAATCCTTGGACTCGTACTTTCCCTGAGAGCGTGGATCTTGGACCGAGAGCTCTTGCTAGGATTAAACAATTGGCTTTATCTATTTATTTTACTCATTTTACCTTCCAATTTTTACATTTGTTATGCGCTATCTAGAAAAAAAGTATTCCTATATTATACGTACCTTTGTTGGATCAGTGTTGCTTTTGGTTACGTTGGCCTCATACAAGGGTTAGGTTTTCATAACGAATGGTTTGATTATCAATTTGGTAAATACCCAAAGGCAACCAATTTCATAAAACCTTTTGGAATAATTCCACTCGTTGGTTATTTTGTTTTGGTATTGCCTTTTTTTACATTTCAATGGAAAATTCTTCTCCAACGAATTCACAAATCTTTATTCATTGGATATAATGTTTTGTTTCTAATGACGATCTCCAATGCACCAGTCTTACTAGGATACAATGTGTATCCAGGCTCTTTTTTTATTTTTATCCCTCTGATTTTAATTGCATATGGTATCTTCCGATCTGATTTTTTGGATGTAAATGAACTCCTTTTTGATCGGAATGGATTGTTTTATATTTTATTTGGCGTTGTTTCCTTTTCTCTAATTTTACTTAGCGGAACCGTTGCCTTAGGGCTTGGCCACAACGCATATTTGAACAACAACTGGTTCCCTCATGCCCTCCCACCTACCATTTCGTTTTTTGTCGCTATTTTTATGGCGATTATTGTGGCAGGTAGTAACCCACAAGCCAAGATCAATCAGTTGTGTGCATTTTCATTGATCATTACTGCTTTTTATAATTTGCAATCGATTCCAACAAAACTGGAACTCAATTACTTGGTTCTACTTCGCATATCACAAGTTTGTTTTCTTATCTTTTCTCTTGCACCGAGCATTTTATCTCGTTTTGTCCTAAAGGCAATTGGGAGTGTACGACCTAAAACATTACTTGTAGTCGATTTACTATCGATTCTCTGCTCCTTTCTTTCCATCACACCTTACCTACACAATGGGTATTACCATTTCGAATTTGGGATCATTCACAAAAGTTCCTTAGTTCCTTATTTGTTGGGTGTTGCTGGATTTTTTGCATTTGTAATTGTAGGTATCGAGATTCGAAAACGTTGGAAAGAGTTACCAAGGGAATCCGTTGTTGCACTTGGATCAGTGTTACTTTCAGGAGTCTTCTTATTAACTGCTTTTTTTCCATCACATGGTTTTGAGTTTCCTCCGATTTCTGATTATTTATTTATCCCCACCACCTTACTTGGATTTGCTGTTTTGAAACTAGGGGCATTTTCCCTACCTGGACGGACCATTCGTTTCAGCCAAAAACTAGCAAACTTAGGTATTTTTTCGATCCTATTTGCAAGCTTACTACAAATGCCAAAATTTTTAGAAAACTTAGCATTCGGAGAGAGTTTATTCCACATTACGTTAGTTACATTACCGCTAGTATTATTTAATTATTTGCTTGTTTATGTTTTTGCAAGACCATTAGCAGAGGAGTTGGATAGAAGTTATATCCTTTTGGAACAAGCAAAAAAAGAAGCGGAGTTGGCGGGCGAAGAATCTGAAAAATTATTATTAAATATCCTTCCTAAGTCTGTCGCAGAAGAAATCAAAATCAATGGCTATTGTGAACCAAAATCGTTCGAAGAAGCAACCATCCTATTTACTGATTTTCGCGGATTCACAGAAGTTGCTAAAAACATGGAATCTAACGAACTCATTACAGAACTTGATGCTTGTTTCACTCAATTTGATGAGATCATTTCGAGAAACAAATTGGAAAAACTCAAAACAATTGGGGACTCGTACATGTGTGCGGCAGGTTTGCCCGATCCCAATTACACAAACCCAATTGACGCATGTCTTGCGGCACTTGAAATCAGGTCCTTTATGGACCAGATGAAAGAAATCAAAACCCAATTGAACTTACCCTATTGGGAACTACGAATTGGAATTCACACAGGATCCGTAATCGCAGGAGTGGTTGGTCGTTTTAAATTTGCCTACGACATTTGGGGCAGTAGTGTCAATACCGCTTCTCGAATGGAAAGTTCAGGAATCGTAGGGGAAATCAATATCTCACAAGCAACTTATGACAAAGTTCGATTTCTATTCCAATGTGAACACAGAGGAAAGATTGTCGATAAAAATGGGGAACGATATGATATGTATCTTCTAAAACATATCAAATCAAAATTTTCCAAAGATGGACTGGTACCCAATGATTTATTTTGGTCCATTTATCAAAAGATCGAACAAGGTAGTAAAATTGTATTAAAATCAAAATTGGAGCGGGAAGGAATCTCTTAA
- a CDS encoding YgcG family protein, translating to MQAHRIELVFISFLFFLFSPFALADSIPSEPAGYVTDLTHTISLESLSNLKLIAESIEQKYRHPVYVLVAHSLEGRVLEEVTIEIAEKWKIGNKGVDDGVLIFFFLNDRKVRIEVGYGLEGTIPDVKAKQIIRSVNLSYTSILSGLSYK from the coding sequence ATGCAAGCGCACAGAATTGAGTTAGTATTCATTTCATTTCTTTTTTTCTTATTTTCCCCGTTTGCATTGGCTGATTCCATTCCAAGTGAGCCCGCAGGTTACGTCACTGACCTAACACATACTATATCTCTTGAATCCCTGTCGAATTTGAAACTGATTGCGGAGAGTATAGAACAGAAATACCGACACCCTGTTTATGTTCTCGTCGCCCATAGTTTGGAAGGTAGAGTTTTAGAAGAGGTAACAATCGAGATTGCGGAAAAATGGAAAATCGGAAACAAAGGTGTAGATGATGGTGTGTTGATTTTCTTTTTTCTAAATGATCGAAAGGTACGGATCGAAGTAGGATATGGTCTTGAAGGAACGATTCCTGATGTAAAGGCCAAACAAATCATTCGGTCCGTGAACCTGAGTTATACTTCTATCCTGAGTGGTCTCTCATACAAGTAG
- a CDS encoding DUF1566 domain-containing protein: MISKTNQILMHCFRLFLFGISVLVCLIFSISCSPLYFYLFQTQGAKKESTATRDLISLLLLSPNSVTYPWGTFTDNRDGTISFQGRAGSFGGQSYTESTLTYAKCSSGQTWMSSSNSCSPEIPTTLLYCPTSDNACNDPVTFLLNNVTSEAYSYCDSLVLAGKSNWRVATKNELKLSIECSENPVDFPSDNAGGCGVNKRYYLNTSIFQLGGNFCSFWTANSMNSSLSWFIDFCSGGIAWSGKGIARHVRCVSDP; this comes from the coding sequence ATGATTTCCAAAACCAATCAAATATTGATGCATTGTTTTCGGTTGTTTCTTTTTGGGATTTCTGTTTTGGTTTGCCTAATTTTTTCTATCAGTTGTTCTCCTTTGTATTTTTATCTTTTTCAAACGCAAGGAGCAAAAAAAGAATCTACGGCAACTCGTGACCTCATTAGTTTACTCCTTTTGTCTCCTAATTCAGTCACCTATCCATGGGGTACCTTTACAGACAATCGAGATGGTACCATTTCTTTCCAAGGAAGGGCAGGTAGTTTTGGTGGACAATCGTATACAGAATCGACACTCACCTATGCGAAATGTAGTTCAGGGCAAACATGGATGAGTAGTTCCAATTCTTGTTCACCCGAGATTCCTACAACTTTGTTATATTGTCCTACTAGTGATAATGCTTGTAATGATCCAGTGACCTTTCTTCTTAACAATGTGACAAGTGAGGCATATTCCTATTGCGATAGTCTAGTGTTAGCTGGAAAATCCAATTGGCGAGTTGCCACGAAAAATGAATTAAAATTAAGCATCGAATGTTCTGAAAATCCTGTAGACTTTCCTTCCGACAATGCGGGAGGATGTGGTGTGAATAAAAGATATTATCTCAATACCTCGATTTTCCAATTAGGTGGCAATTTTTGTTCTTTTTGGACTGCCAATTCTATGAACTCTTCTTTATCTTGGTTTATCGATTTTTGTTCTGGTGGAATAGCATGGTCGGGTAAAGGGATTGCTCGACATGTGCGATGTGTATCGGATCCTTAA